Below is a window of Virgibacillus sp. NKC19-3 DNA.
GAAACAGCCTGCCCGGCAGACGTCCAAGTTGGTGGACTGATTGAAGAAGCTCGTGGACAAATTCGCCAAGCAATGCCTTTAACAGGTCTTACAGGTACACTTAGTAAGACAGCATTGAACGGATTTTTCCCGTATCAGAATCGTATGAATATGCTTGGGTCTTTCATGCGATTTTATCAAAAAAGTGGTATACAGCGTATTGTGAGAACAACAGGCTTATTAAATATAATGCCAACACATTTGAAAGATATGGAGTCCATTCTCCCGAAAGTTGAAAAACCTGTGTTGGGAAGATACCCAGAAATTGTGCCAGCAGAAGATGAAAAGAAAGAAAGGGTTGGAATGCTGACAGGGTGTATCATGGACGTCATGTTCAGTGATGTTAACGAAGCGACTATTCGTGTTCTCACACATAATGGATTTGAAGTTGGCCTGCCGAAACAACAGGGATGTTGCGGAGCTCTTCATGTTCACGCTGGTGAAAGAGAAACTGGAAAGGAACTCGCCAAACAGAATATGGAAGCCTTTAAAGATTATGACAAAGTCCTTGTAAATGCTGCAGGCTGTGGATGTGCACTTCAGGAATATAATGAATTATTCAGAAATGATCCTGAAATGCTCCCTTTAGCGGAGGATTTTTCGGCGAAAATTGAAGATGTTTCTAAATTTCTATATGATAATGATTTTAAACGTCCAAAAGCAGAAGTAAACACAAAAATTACGTACCATGACGCGTGTCATCTAGCTCACGGACAGGGGGTACGTTTTGAGCCTCGTCAACTTTTAAATGAAATACCAGGTGTGGAAATGGTTGATTTACCAGATGCAGACAGATGCTGTGGAAGTGCAGGAATCTACAATCTTACACACCCCGAAATGGCAGGGGCTCTTCTGGAGCGTAAGGTGGAAGATGTACCTGAAAATATTGATATGATTTCAATGGGTAATCCCGGTTGTATGCTGCAAATCGCAATGGGGATAAAAAAATATGGTAGAAGTGAAAAGGTCGTTCACACCGTACAACTACTTGACTGGGCATATGAAAAAGAAAGAAGAGAGCAGGCTCGACTAGTGAAATCGTAATCAAAAGGATGTGAAAGAGTGCTTGGAAAAAGGCATAAAAAACAAAAACCTGATGCTGTTGCTCAACAATTAATCAATATAGTTGGCGAAGGTGAAGTTCTTTATTTGAAAGAAGATCTCATTTCATATGAATGCGACGGCTATACGATGTCAAAAGGGATGCCAAGAGCGGTTGTTTTTGTGCGGAATACTAAACAGGTTTCAGATGTTGTGAAATACTTAAATAAAGTGGAAATTCCTTATATAGCGCGTGGGGCTGGAACAGGTTTGAGCGGAGGGGCGACCCCGCTTGGAGGTGAAGTTCTAATTAGTTTGGTTCGGATGAAGAAGATGCTCCATCTTGATTTGGAAAATAGAAAAGCAGTTGTTGAGCCTGGTTATATTAATTTAAAGTTGACACAATCTATTTCAGATAAAGGTTACTATTACGCACCAGATCCTTCAAGCCAATATGCATGTACAATCGGTGGCAATGTTGCCGAAAACTCGGGAGGGGCACATTGTCTTAAATATGGTGTTACAACAAACCATATCTTGGGTCTTGAAATTGTTCTTCCTAGCGGTGAAATTATTGAAATAGGAGAAGACGGGGTTCCGGATCGCCCGGGATACGATTTACTCGGGCTTTTGACCGGTTCAGAGGGAACGCTTGGCATTGTGACAAAAGTTACCGTAAAGGTTTTAAAAACTCCTGAGGGTAAGAAAACCGTTCTTGCTTATTATGATGATATTAATGATGCAAGCCAAGCTGTTTCAGATATTATTGCCGCTGGTATTATTCCAGCTGCACTTGAAATGATGGACTCTATAGCCACCGAGGGTGTTGAATCTGCCGCTTATCCAGTCGGGCATCCGAGAGATATTGCTGCGTTCTTACTTATTGAAGTCGATGGAATTGCCGCTGGAATTGATGATCAAATCGATGAAATACTTGATGTTTGTAAAAATAATAATGTGCGAGAGGTAAAAGTGGCTAAAGATGAAGCAGAACGAGGACTTTGGTGGGCAAACCGCAAAATGGGCTTTGGCGCAATGGGAGCAATCTCTCCCGATTATCTCGTACAAGATGGGGTTATTCCTAGAACTCGTTTGCCTGAAGTACTGGCAAAAATCTCTGAAATTAGCATGAAGTATGAGCTTCGTATTGCAAATATTTTCCATGCAGGGGATGGGAATTTGCATCCACTTATTTTATTCGATGCAAGTATTCCTGGACAAAGTGAACGAGCTTCAAAAGCGGGTTCCGAATGCTTAAAGGTTTGTGCAGATGTTGGTGGCTCAATTACTGGTGAACATGGTGTGGGGATCGAAAAATCGGCAGAAATGCGTTTTATCTTCAGTGATGAGGAAATGGCCGCGCAAACGGAAATTCGTGCTGTTTTTAACCCCGAGGATCTACTAAATCCCGGAAAATTATTTCCAAGTCCCGGTCGTTGTGTAGAAGTAAAGCAAGAGTGGAAGACAGTAGAAGTATAAAGCCTGAGAGATGGGCCACATAATCCATCTCTCAATCATGAGAGTACAAGGAGTGAAAATAATGAAATTCGCTAGATTTAAAAAACAGAAAGAAACAAGCGTTTTGTATGGTATTGCAACAGACAGTGGTATTCAACAAATTGAAGGAGACATATTTACAGGATGGAATTTAACAGAAAAAATCTATAATGTTTCTGACATCCAATTATTGGCACCACTCACACCAAAACATGTAATTGGTATCGGAGCAAATTATGTTGCTGAAACTAATGATTTACCCTCTGAATTACCTGATATTCCTGTATTTTTTTATAAACCGATTTCCTCTGTTATTGGAAATGGGAAAGCTATTGTTATACCAAGAGAAGTTGAAGAAGTGAAATTTGAATCAGAACTTGCCGTAGTAATCGGTCAACGTGCAAGTAACCTCTCTGAAGAAGAAGTAACAGAGTCTATATTTGGCTATACGATAGCCAATGATGTAACAGCGCCACAATATTTCCATGAAGACGGACATTGGATGGTAGGAAAATCATTTGACACATTTACACCGCTCGGACCATATATCGAAACGGAACTCGATCCTGATAAAGTTAACGTTGAAGCATACTTAAACGGTAATAAGAAACAGGATAGCTCAACGGCACTTATGATCTTTTCCATGAGAAAGATGATCGCGTATTTATCCAGTGTAATGACATTGGAAGCGGGTGATATTATTTTAACTGGAAGTCCGCTAGGCGCTGAAATGATGAAAGACGGGGATGAAATCAACTGTAAAATTGCTGGAATTGGTGAGCTTCGTAACTCTATAAAACAAAGTTGACTTTATTTTAGGTTAATAGATATAACTAAATTCCTGTTTGCTATGTGCACATATGTATATGGTTTAAAAAAAAATATATAAGGAAGGGTTTTAAAAATGGGTAATGGAATATTAGCTGTGCTGGCCGTCCTTCCAATTATTGTTGTTGCTATTTTTCTAGTTGGGCTTAAATGGCCAGCGAGTAAGGCCATGCCGCTTTCCTATATTGTCACTGTTTTATTAGCTCTATTCGTTTGGAATGTAGCCTTCCCCAAAGTAGCTGCTGCATCTGTTCATGGTTTGATCGTTGCTGTTACACTTTTATTTATTATTTTTGGCGCAATTTTACTATTAAATACGCTGCAAGAAAGTGGGGGGCTTCATACTATTCGTCGTGGTTTTACAGATATTACCCCCGATCGGCGTATTCAAGTCATTATCGTTGCATGGCTTTTTGGTTCATTTATTGAAGGTTCAGCAGGGTTTGGTACACCTGCAGCAGTTGCAGTACCATTATTGGTCGGACTTGGGTTTCCAGCGATGGCAGCTGTTGTCTCCGGTATGGTTATCCAAAGTACTCCGGTATCCTTTGGAGCAGTCGGAACGCCCATGACTGTGGGAGTGGGTACAGGAGTTGAGTCGCTCACCCAAATCACTGATATTTCAAGCTTTGTATTTGGTGTTGCTGGGAAGGTGGCCTTGCTTCATACCATCGCAGGATTACTAATTCCGTTATTTTTAGTAGCCATTTTAACACGTTTTTTTGGGAAGAATAAATCATTCAGTGAGGGGTTAAAGGTTTGGAAGTTCGCAATCTTTGCTTCCGTGGCGATGACGATACCATATGTTATTGTTGCAAATTTATTAGGACCTGAATTCCCTGCAATGATTGGCGGCTTAGTTGGATTGGCAATTGTAATTCCGGCAGCGAAAAAGGGCTTCCTCATGCCAAAGGAAGACGAAATTTGGGATTTCGAATCAAAAGACCGGTGGGATCCAACGTGGACCGGGAGGGTTGAGCTTAAACATAGTGAGATTTATGCAGGCAAAATAAGCATGTGGCGTGCATGGGCACCATACGTATTGATTGCTATTCTATTGCTCATTTCCAGACTAACTATAGTAGGGGATTGGCTTCAATCTGCTACAATTACATTACCACATATTTTTGGGACAGAAATATCCTCTAGTTGGGAAATTTTGTTTTCACCAGGATTCATTTTTATCGTCGTTGCCGTATTCACCTATTATATGCATGGGATGAGGGTTCAAGAATTTGCTAGAGCTTGGAAAGACTCCGGGAAAACAATGATTGCAGCTGGGTCAGCTCTTGTCTTCACTGTTCCTATGGTGCAAGTATTTCTTAACTCAGACGGCGGAGCGGCTGGTTATCAAGAAATGCCGCTAGCTTTAGCAGAAGGTGTTGCAAATCTTGCAGGATCGTTGTATCCAATCTTTGCAACGTTCGTTGGAGGACTTGGTGCATTTGTAGCTGGTAGTAATACTATTAGTAACATGATGTTCTCGCTTTTCCAATTCGGGGTCGGCGAACGCATCGGCGGTGATGCGACTTGGATGGTTGCGCTTCAAGCAGTTGGTGGAGCAGCCGGAAATATGATTTGTGTCCATAATGTTGTCGCAGCATCAGCAGTTGTTGGACTTGTAGGGAAAGAAGGACACATTATTCGAAAAACGCTTCTTCCATTTCTCTATTATTCATTGCTGTTAGGATCTATAGGTTATTCGATTATGTGGACTGCCGAAAAGGGAATATTTAACATCGGGTCTATTATTGCGGTTATTATTTGGGTCATCGCTATTTACATTATTGTGACAAACAACAAGCGTTTAGACGTTATACAACGTCGCGCTGCTTCTTAAATCCGTGTAATGAAACTCCTTCTATATAGAGGGAGTTTTTTTTGGTTTACTAAAAAGAATTAATGATTGAAGGAAGAATAAGAACAAACACCTGTTAATAACAAATCGAATAAATAACGGTACATCCATATATACAATAGACGGAGCGTTACAACGACGTATTCAGAATAGAATATAATAATTTAAGTATTAACAAAAATAATCATTAATACAAAATGAGCACATATAAATAATAATGAGCATAAATGAGCATGGTGAGGAGTGGAGGTATGAGTAATAAAGAAATTGTACAGTCAAGAGCTTATCGACTGATTGCACCGGAAACGTTTGAAGAAGTTGTACTTCAACATTCCATTGATAATAATCAAGTTGTGGTACAGCCAAGTTTAGCAAGTATATGTCATGCAGACACTCGTTATTACACTGGTCAACGAAGAAAGGAGGCTTTACAAAGTAAACTTCCTATGGCCCTGTTTCATGAAGGAATTGGCCATATAGTAAAGTCGAAGGATGAAACTTTTGATATAGGTCAGCGTGTCGTTATTGTTCCTAATATCCCTGCAAGACGATTACAAGCTAATACAATAAATAATAAATCATCCCCTAACAGTCGAGTAGTAAAGGATAATTATTTGCCGCAAAGTGTTTTCTTAGGCAGTGGTTACGATGGGATTGGACAACAGAATTTGGTACTTCCAAAAGAAAATGTAATAGCCATACCCTCTAATGTTCCTGATGAAATTGCCGTTTTAGCGGAATTGACTTCCGTATCCTTACACGCTGCAAATCATGTAAGCGATTACTTTAATGATGGAAAAGTAGCTGTTTTTGGAGATGGGCCGGTTGGTTATTTAACGGCAGCAACATTACATCATGTTTTTGGCATATCAAAAGAGGACCTGTTAGTCTTTGGTGCTATAAGCGAAAGGTTGGTGCATTTTGATTTTGCCACAACGTATCTTGTACAAGATTTCAATTTTAGAAAGGAGGAGAATGTTGTAGCGGTAATTGAATGTACAGGAGGAACATTTAGTGAAAAGGCTATTAATCAAGCAATTGATTTAATCGAGCCTCAAGGAAAAATAACCTTAATGGGTGTATCCGAAGAACATGTACCTCTGAATACAAGAGATATTCTTGAGAAGGGGTTGACGATTTACGGAAGTTCTCGAAGTACAGCTGAGGAATTTCAAACACTAATGCATGCTTTTCAAAGTCAAGCGTATCAGCGTACATTGGAGAAGCTTTTACCGAATCAAAAAGAATTAATTAGGGATGCTAAGGATTTAGAAAAGTCGATGAATAAGGCTATAAAAAATAAGGGCTGGGGAAAGATTTTCTTGTCCTTTGAATGGGGTTAATAAAATGGTGTTTTATTTTTAAAGCAATCCATAAAACTTACAAATCGGTTTAATGCGGCTATTATTTTTTGAATATTAATAAATCTTATCAAAAAAGGAGGAAATGAAGTTGAAAAAAGTCTTGACGTTTATTCCTATTATTTGTGCATTAATGCTAGTTGCTTGTGGAAATGATGATACATCAAGTGGAGATGATGGCTCAAATGGTAAATTAACGATGTATACTCCGATGCCTGAAGAAAACGCAGAAGCATATGTAAGTAAATTTGAAGAAGATACTGGAATTGAAGTGGATTATACCCGTCTTAGTACAGGAGAGATTCTTTCAAAACTAAAAGCTGAAGAAGGAAGTAGCGATGCAAGTATATGGTTTGCGGGGCCATCTGATAGCTTCATAGAAGCAGATGAAGAAGGGTTCTTAGAAAAATACGACACTGATAATTTGGATAATCTCGATAAAATCGATGAGAATGCAATGGTAGAAGATGCTAGTTGGCTTCCTATTTATCAAGGGCCTATAGCTTTTGCCTCCAATGAAGAGTGGTTAGAAGAAAACGGTGTTGAAGCCCCAACAAGCTGGGAGGATTTATTGAAGCCGGAATTTGAAAACAATATAATGTTGGCCCATCCTGGAGCGTCAGGAACCGGATATCAATTTGTATCTACACTTGTGCAAATCATGGGGGAAGAAGAAGCATTTGATTATTTAAAGAAATTTGATGAGAATGTGAAACAATGGACGAAAGGAGGATCAGCTAACGCACAATTTATTGGGATAGGAGAAGTTGGCACTGGACTTGCTTTTGCTCAGGATCTGTTACCGCTCAAAGAGGAGGGGTATCCTATTAAAATTACTTACCCGGAGGATGGTGTATCAGTAGCTGTGGAAGGAGCGGCTAAAATAAAAGGGGGACCGGAACAAGAAAAGGAAAATGCAACGAAATTTATGAATTGGATAAATAGCGTGGAAGGGCAAAATGTCTATGCGGATACTGGATACTATCATTTACCAGTAATATCAGATGCCAACATACCGGAAGGAGCCCCAGATTTGAATGAATTTAATGTAGCGGATACGGATAACATTTGGGCTAGTGAACACCGCGATGAGATTGTTGATAAATTCGAACGGCAGATTGAATCAGAGGAAGAAGCTAGTGATGGATAACTAGTTATTCCAAAATAGGCTTCACCTAGCATGAAACTATGTGAAGTCTATTTTAAAAAGGTATTCTATAAAACGTTCTAACTGAGATATGTAAATGACTTTCGACGATTTTTAATGGGGTGTTATGATTGGCTAATTCAAATATAGTTAAAAAACCGTTAAAACGTAAATGGAAAGCAATAGGAGAGAACCCATATCTATTTGGTTTAATCATTTTGGTATTAATATCGCTTTTTTTATTTTCCATTTACCCTATGTATAGTATCTTGAAAACAATCTTTGTCGGTGAAAGTGGATTGGATTTTAAAGCCGTGCAAGAAATCTTTGATAAGCCTCGTATATATCAAACTATCTGGAACAGTCTGAAACTGGGCATTTCATCAGCGATAATTAGCACTTTGATCGGTTTCATATTTGCTTATTCAGTAACAAGGACTCACATGTTTGGTAAGAAATTTTTTAATTTTATTGCAGTTTTTCCAGTTGTTTCACCACCTTTCGTTTTAGCATTAGCTATGATTCTACTCTTTGGGAGTTCCGGATTAATTTCTAAAGAAATACTTGGGATGCAGAGCACGGATGTTTTTGGTTTTAATAGCCTATTAGTTATTCAAGCTATGTGCTTTTCACCTATTGCATATCTAAACTTAAAAGGTGTACTTGAAACAATGGATGCTTCATTGGAGGATTCTGCTTTTAATCTAGGAGCATCTAGGTGGAAAGTGTTTTATACGATAACTTTACCATTAGCAATGCCGGGCGTATTTAGTTCTTTGCTTTTAACATTTATTAAATCACTTGAAGATTTCGGAAATCCGATGATTATTGGTGGAGATTACTCCGTTTTAGCCACAGAAGCATATATGACAATTACGGGTAGAAATGACTTAAGGACAGGTGCTTTATTAGCAGTTTCCATGTTGATTCCGGTTTTAACTGCATATTTGGTTCAAAAGTATTGGGTCAATAAAAAATCATATACGACAGTAACAGGAAAAACTTCGCAGGGATCCGTAATTATTAAAGATAAAAAGGTGGTTGTACCTTTATTTATAACTTGTTTATTGATAACGGGGACAATCGTTTTATTTTACGGAACGATTATTGTGGGTGCTTTTGTCGAGATATGGGGAGTAAATTACGCATTATCCTTGAAACATTTTCAATACGTCTTTGACACAGGATTAGGTACAATCAAAGATACTGTAATTATTGCTGTTATTGCTACTCCGATAATGGTTTTATTAGGTATGATCATTTCCTTTTTAACAGTGAGAATAAGTTTCCCAGGAAAAAAGTTAGTGGAAATAGGTTCAATATTATTATTTGCTGTTCCTGGAACAGTCGTTGGTATTGGATATCTCTTATCGTTTAATAGCCCGCCATTAGCTATTACAGGAACGGCAGCTATCTTAGTTTTAGTACTTGTTTTCCGATATATGTCTTTAGGCATTGAGGCAGGAACGAACGCTTTAATGCAAATAGATTCATCGCTTGAGGAAGCATCTAAATCACTAAATGCTAATGGGTTTACTACTTTTTGGAAAATAACCTTTCCGTTATTGAGATCTGCATTATTTTCAAGTGCAATATATGCATTCACTCGAGCGTTAACTTCCATAAGTGCTGTCATCTTTTTGGTTTCTGCAAGTTGGAACCTGATGACGGTGGCAATTTTGTCAGCTGTTGACTTTGGCAAATTAGGTGTTGCTGCTGCTTATTGTGTCATCTTATTTGTCATTATATTGATTGCGTTCACTGGCTTGAATTTATTGTTAAAACAAAATGAAAGGTCGATGTAAATGAACCCGATATATACAGAATCTAATGTTGTAAAGTTGAAAATCGAAAACGTAGTAAAAGCATTTCCATCCCGTAATAAGAAACAAGATGTTTTTACTGCTGTCGATAATGTTTCTTTAAATTTTAAACAGGGAGAGTTAACAACATTATTAGGCCCTTCTGGATGTGGCAAAACAACAACATTACGGATGTTAGCAGGATTTGAGTTTCCTACAAGTGGCGAAGTAATTGTTGATGGAGAGAATATAACAAATCAACCTCCTAATAAACGTGATATGGGCATGGTATTCCAAAATTATGCTTTGTTTCCTCATCTTACCGTTTATGAAAATGTATCGTATGGGTTGAGAATAAAAAAAGTGGATAAAGAAGAAATAAAAAGTAGGACAGAAAAAGTATTATCACTTATGGACTTAGAAGAATTGAAAGATCGTAATCCTTCACGAATTTCAGGGGGACAACAGCAACGTGTTGCAATTGCAAGAGCAATTATACTTGAGCCTAAAATACTGTTATTTGATGAGCCTCTTTCTAATTTAGATAGTAAACTTCGTCAGTATATGAGGACTGAGATTCGAAATTTACAACGCAGGCTTGGTATTACTAGCATATATGTAACACATGATCAGGAAGAAGCTATGGCTATTTCTGATCAAGTAGTAATTCTAGATGAGGGCAAAATTCAACAAGTAGGTTCGCCACTGGACATTTATTTAAATCCAGTTAATCGTTTTGTAGCAAACTTCATAGGTGATTCGGATATATTAATGGCTACGGTAGCTGACATCAACGAGGAAACTGTACGGTTAAAACTTGAAGAAACGACTATTCAGGTGAAAAATTCCCCTGATTATAAACTTCAAAAAAATGATGTAGTTCATTGTGTCATGAAGCCAGAGTTCTGGTCAATTACTGATCAAGGAAATTTTTTAGTTGAAATAACGCAAGCTATATTTTTAGGATCCCATATGGAATATATCGTACAGATAGGCAATCAGTCATTTAAATTTTTTGATTATTATCATTATGAAAACGGGCAAAAAGAAGTAGGATCGAAAATACGATTACAATTAAGAAGTGATTTAGTTAAAATTTTGGATAACAGCATTGAAAAGGAAAAACTATAAAAAATGGATTCATGCATGAATTTAGAAAATACGAAAGTAGAGAAACAAAATAATGAACAAATGTTAACCAACCTCAACAGAAAAAACGGAAAAGAGATGATGTAATGCTACCACTAGAAAGACAAAAAGGGTTACTAGAATTCCTAAAACAAAATCATGTATCGACTGTATCAGAACTTGCTTCCCATTTTCAGGTTCATGAGGCAACGATCCGGCGTGATCTCACAATGCTGGAGAAAAAAGGGCTAATGAAGCGGACGTATGGTGGTGTGATGCTGGAGGAAGAAGTTCATTCCGAACCCTCCTTTCAAGACAGAGAGTTCGCTCAATATGAGGAAAAAGAAAGAATCGGCAGGCGTGCGGCCGAACTTATAGAAAACGGAGATAATATTATTCTGGATTCGGGAACAACAACATTACACATTGCAAAGTCAATCATAAATAAGAAAGATTTAACAGTCGTTACAAATGACATCAATATTGCAGCAACATTACGCTTTTCCAAGTCCATTCAAGTAATCGTAACAGGTGGTGTACTCTTTCCTGAAAGTTACATGCTAAATGGAATGATTACCGATGAAACATTAAGTACCGTAAATATTCAAAAAGCATTTATCGGAACACCGGCTTTTCATTACGAAAAAGGTCTTACTCATTTCGACGAATATCTTGTTCCAGCAAAACGGGGAATGATTCGCGCAGCTAAGCGAGTTATTGTCACAGCTGACCATACAAAAATTGGTCGAGTTTCTATTCATGCTGTTGCCGGTATAGATAAAATTGATGATCTGGTGATTCGACAAGAACTTGAAGAAGTTGATCTAAGAAGAGTGCAAAACGCAGGTATTCAGGTACATCTCGCGTGACTGGCCGCAAAACTACGAAAATGTTAATTGACAAATACATCCTATCGTTAGAACTCAAGTTTTATTGGAGGTGATACATGGATATAGTTACGTAAGGAAACAAAACGGTTCGAGATAACAAATAGTTACGAGGGAAGATTAGGAGCGGGAGGAGTATCATGATAAAATTTAAATTTTTAGTACTTTCCATTTTAAGTATTTTTGTACTATCTTTTGCATTTGATCATGTAGGTTATGCAGAATCAGCTGATAAGACCGATGATTGGTTGCGCAGTGATAAAACAGAAATAAGTGCCCACCGCGGTGCCCATGTAGCTGTCCCGGAAAATACAGCCGAAGCAATGAAATGGGCAGGTTTATTAGGGTATGGTTTTGTTGAAATTGACATACAGGAAACAAAAGATGGTCAGTATGTACTAATGCATGACGAAAACATCGACCGCACTACAACGGGTTCCGGAAAAATAGAAGATATAACCTTAGAAGAAATGAAGAGCTATAATGTTCTAGACGCTGATGGAAACGAGACCAATTATAAAGTGCCAACACTTCAAGAAGCATTAGAAGAAGCTGATAAGTATAACGTTGGAGTCAATTTTGACGGTTCAAAAGGAGAATGGGAGAATAAGGAGTTTGTGGATGGTATCATGGAGATTGCTGAACAAAACGATGTCTTGGACCATTCTTTTTTTGTATTAAGCGATAGAGAAATACGAGACCAATTTCATGCTTGGTATCCAGAAGCAACAGTAACTTTTCTTGGGAATGCCTTAGAAGATTTGGATGAAGATATCAAAGAATTAAAGAAATATGATCGTGCGATTTATACAACATCCATTAACAATATTGATAAAGCAGCTGCAGAAAAAATTGATGAAGAAGGGCTAAGATTACATGTTTATCAAGTGAACACAGCAGAAACATACGCGAAAGCTAAAAAAATAGAGCCGCGATTAATAGAAACAGACGTGATTGTGCCAGATGGAGCGGGTAGACTAGCGGATCTTGTGGAGCAGTTACGTAAGGAAGAAGGAATAAAAAACGATCAAGCTGCACATGCTTTGTTAATGCATCTGAAGGCGATAGAACATTTCGAGGCATCAGAACAAAGGGACAAGGTCGTTAAACATTTGGAGAACTTTAAGAAATTGTTAGAACATCAAGAACGCAAAAATTTGATTACAGAAAAA
It encodes the following:
- a CDS encoding DeoR/GlpR family DNA-binding transcription regulator, coding for MLPLERQKGLLEFLKQNHVSTVSELASHFQVHEATIRRDLTMLEKKGLMKRTYGGVMLEEEVHSEPSFQDREFAQYEEKERIGRRAAELIENGDNIILDSGTTTLHIAKSIINKKDLTVVTNDINIAATLRFSKSIQVIVTGGVLFPESYMLNGMITDETLSTVNIQKAFIGTPAFHYEKGLTHFDEYLVPAKRGMIRAAKRVIVTADHTKIGRVSIHAVAGIDKIDDLVIRQELEEVDLRRVQNAGIQVHLA
- a CDS encoding ABC transporter ATP-binding protein → MNPIYTESNVVKLKIENVVKAFPSRNKKQDVFTAVDNVSLNFKQGELTTLLGPSGCGKTTTLRMLAGFEFPTSGEVIVDGENITNQPPNKRDMGMVFQNYALFPHLTVYENVSYGLRIKKVDKEEIKSRTEKVLSLMDLEELKDRNPSRISGGQQQRVAIARAIILEPKILLFDEPLSNLDSKLRQYMRTEIRNLQRRLGITSIYVTHDQEEAMAISDQVVILDEGKIQQVGSPLDIYLNPVNRFVANFIGDSDILMATVADINEETVRLKLEETTIQVKNSPDYKLQKNDVVHCVMKPEFWSITDQGNFLVEITQAIFLGSHMEYIVQIGNQSFKFFDYYHYENGQKEVGSKIRLQLRSDLVKILDNSIEKEKL
- a CDS encoding glycerophosphodiester phosphodiesterase, producing the protein MIKFKFLVLSILSIFVLSFAFDHVGYAESADKTDDWLRSDKTEISAHRGAHVAVPENTAEAMKWAGLLGYGFVEIDIQETKDGQYVLMHDENIDRTTTGSGKIEDITLEEMKSYNVLDADGNETNYKVPTLQEALEEADKYNVGVNFDGSKGEWENKEFVDGIMEIAEQNDVLDHSFFVLSDREIRDQFHAWYPEATVTFLGNALEDLDEDIKELKKYDRAIYTTSINNIDKAAAEKIDEEGLRLHVYQVNTAETYAKAKKIEPRLIETDVIVPDGAGRLADLVEQLRKEEGIKNDQAAHALLMHLKAIEHFEASEQRDKVVKHLENFKKLLEHQERKNLITEKNYNTLSINATKWIDKYGTGR
- a CDS encoding ABC transporter permease, coding for MANSNIVKKPLKRKWKAIGENPYLFGLIILVLISLFLFSIYPMYSILKTIFVGESGLDFKAVQEIFDKPRIYQTIWNSLKLGISSAIISTLIGFIFAYSVTRTHMFGKKFFNFIAVFPVVSPPFVLALAMILLFGSSGLISKEILGMQSTDVFGFNSLLVIQAMCFSPIAYLNLKGVLETMDASLEDSAFNLGASRWKVFYTITLPLAMPGVFSSLLLTFIKSLEDFGNPMIIGGDYSVLATEAYMTITGRNDLRTGALLAVSMLIPVLTAYLVQKYWVNKKSYTTVTGKTSQGSVIIKDKKVVVPLFITCLLITGTIVLFYGTIIVGAFVEIWGVNYALSLKHFQYVFDTGLGTIKDTVIIAVIATPIMVLLGMIISFLTVRISFPGKKLVEIGSILLFAVPGTVVGIGYLLSFNSPPLAITGTAAILVLVLVFRYMSLGIEAGTNALMQIDSSLEEASKSLNANGFTTFWKITFPLLRSALFSSAIYAFTRALTSISAVIFLVSASWNLMTVAILSAVDFGKLGVAAAYCVILFVIILIAFTGLNLLLKQNERSM